Sequence from the Lasioglossum baleicum chromosome 9, iyLasBale1, whole genome shotgun sequence genome:
AATGACATCGACCAATTCAAGATCGTGTGTCTCATAGGCGGAACAGGCGTTGGAAAATCTTATACTACCGAAATTATTGCAAACAATTTCCCAAGGAAAGAAAAGATATCTCTGCATGACGCGACAATAGGACTCGAGTTCGGGAAAAATGTAATCAATTCGGTCGGATCCTCCGAGTTGATGATCGTGGAGAATTTGAAAATGAACAATCTACATGGATTTCTCCAGTTGTTTAACGAGCTGAAGAAAATCAACAACAAATGCATCACGATATTCGCGATTTTTAACGTCGAAAATGTAAACGAGCATCTCATACGAAACGTAGATTTAACGAAAAGCGTCGATGAAATTAACCAAGCGTCCGCTGATAAACTGATGGACATATCTATCGTCTCTTACGAACCTTTAAAAGAGTCTGCTTTGAAAATGTGCATAACGGACGCAGCGGCGTACAGTAATTTAAAACTTTCGGAAGATCAGGTGAATGAAACTCTGCAAATTTTGTTATCGTCAGGCTCCGGTTGCAAGGGAGCTTACTCAAAAGTGCAAGTTATAGGTCGAGGATAAATACATGGTTATTCCTTCTTTTTTAATCGAAGCCAATGATTACTATTTAGGCGGGCATTATACTTGatacattattttatacatgTTCCTCATTGTCAGGCATTTTAACGAGAAAACTGAATGAGAAATCGTTCTCTGCTCAACGCGTTCAAGAAGACTGTTGCATTTGTTATTTATATAGGGGTAGAACGTGTACCTGGAACCACTTCGATCTAGTGCTTCCATTTATGCCACTTCAAATGATCGAAGTTGTCATTTTACTATATTTAAATAAGCTTGACCTTCGCGTGTCCTCTGCGCATTCATTATTATGTTCTTCTCGAAGCCGTTCAAGGTTTATCCGAAATAGTTTTCGTTAAGATAATTGTTAAGTAATCGAAGCGATTCCAGAGAGTTACGCGACACACCCTGCATATATATTGTTCCTATTATAtgatgtttcttttttattggtGCGAGTGATACATAGTGTGGTTTGCATAGGTTTTTTAATCGTATTCGTGATTGAGTTAACATTGATGAATGTATTAACATAAAACGCGATTACTATTTTTctattacgaaataattcacCGTCGAAACTATAATGTACGCCGCGATGCGATAATAAGAGAAATAAAAAGCATTTATGATCATCATCCACTCGTTCGTTTTGTCTACGTAATGCACAGTAATCAGTACCGATCCTTTCACGCACGTAATTTCTCCATCCTCAGCCGGAACATTCTTGCGAGTATATGTAGTCGCATTTCACTTTCCGATTGTAACTGTCCGAGCAGTATTGCGTGTCAAAACTAAGAAAACAGTCCAGAACCAAAGATTACGTGTACTTATGTCGGGATATTGCTACCGTTATGCAAAACCGTGACCATCTGCGTGACTATGTTGACGGTGAATGGTCGCGTTAGTGGTCGTCAGTTCCTTATCTGGTATTGTTTCAGCCATAATTAATCACGATGCCGTCATCTTCAGCCCGAAAACCTACAATAATAACATAAATCCCATGCATTGCAATTGGTCTGCGGACCTCTAAGCAAAAGTCTCCAGTCCCGGAAATAAATCGCATGGCAAAAATggctactttattattcaaagtatTTCATACATTATTCAAAATTCGTTTATATTCGATAAATTACTAAATACTTAAGTATTGCGTGAATAGATTGCACcagtagtccagtcgccaggtacttttacctggaaagtattccgaacttaatgaaattttggcacgtcatttgggggtaTTCTGgagagtcgaatctgagttttcgacctcgaggaccctgtgctaacatggggaggggaaaaaaaaccacgatttttgttacctattTTTGGTATTTCGTCTATAACTGAAAAACTATGGGCCCTACGAactctttcttttcatttttgaaaaaagcATTCAATCTCCTTCAAATTTTACTCgtccaacgtattttttgacccaataggtacagagagacaggtgttcaaaattaggaaatgtttctcaaaatgacataacacgaaaaaatcatgaaaatattctaggCCGGGAGAAATGTTTGATTTGCGAGTGAAAATCGTTTCCGACACAGTAAAATAATCGGGAAGCCTGCTGAGCGGTACACAAAGTGTTGAGAAATAAATTcgaagaattttcaatttaacgATGCTCTAGGAAGAGGGATGCAGGACGTAATTGGAGAAGTTTCGCAAGGAACTGGTCAAGATCGCGATGGAAAGAAAGCATCGTTACGAAATTAACCACCGTCGTGGTTGGTTTAGGAGGACGGGAGATGCTACCTGTCGCGAGACATGTATAAAAGCAAGACAATTAGGTAAATCGAGTCATTCTGTAACTGCATAGAGTCGTGGGATCGTGAGCCAAGTCTGCTGGAGGACACCGAAGCTTTTCGACGTCCGGTTCTCGAGAAAgagtcgaatcgaatcgaacctTGCGAAGCGACAGTGGGAATTGACCCTCGAAGGGTGCTGGCAAGTCAGCCGACCGCGAGCACTCCGGAGGTGGAGCTAGAAGAAAGGTGCGACTGGAAATTATAAAAGAGCGATCGACGGTCAAGAGGAGACAGTCTCCTTCAAGTGTTCACCTGTGCGACAACGATCCGGGTATGTCAATCTTCGTTTTACTACCATACTTGCAGCAACTCGCTCCGAATTTTTCGTCGCTCTCGTTCGAAGGAACAGATCGTATTTCTTCGTTTTCAAAAATAACAATCGCACCTTCCggtgaataattataattttctcgGTGACACACTAATATCGTAAGAAAACGATTTATCACGATTAACGAAAATATTTCAGTTATATTTTCTTCTGGAAACCATTATTGTGATCTCGCACGAATGTTCGCGAACATTTTGTAAATGTTCCCCGAGCGCCGCAAGGAAAAATGACAGCTTCCCAATTTCTTAAATATTCGAAAACGGAAAATATATCTTTCGATTTGAAGGTTCTCGCTCTAATTGTGATTCGATGTACTCCGATCACGATCGTCGGCGTTATTCATCGTTTCGACGCGACGAGAATTCGAAATTCTCGCGTGTAGCGGCCTCGTCTTTAACGATCGAAGATTTTAGAGGTCAAGAGTGCGAACGTCATCGtccttttaaaaaatattcaacgACCCTGGCGCTGGAGAAAAAGCATTGAAAAAGTTGCGAGAAGTTTGTTCGGGACAGTAAACATTTAACGTTCCAGGAAGTAGAGGCATATAGAACAACGGCAAACGCTAGCGACAAATTGACAATTTACACGATACTGTTTAACTAATAAGGTTTTTCGCGGTACGCGGAACGGGCCGATCAATTCGAACAAATCCCGCGAAGCTCGATTGGAAAATGATGAGAAGCGAATGTTTAATTTCGAAGGAGTCACGTGAAATTGCTCTATCACGTTACGCGATCCGATGCGAGGAAATGGTTGCGTTCGGGGTGAACGGTGATTGATGCCGAAGAAAGAACTTGAAGAGTAATAATCTCATAAGTAGCACTTTCTACGCGGAAGACGGCCGCGGCGTTTACCTTCCCGATTGCTTGGTTGTACAGTCGCCCCGTAACCTGATTAGTATTACATCCATTGAAGTTAAACGTCGTGTGAATCGTTTATTATCGAATGCCTCGTGCTCGCGTCGACGTTGACGATTCGATCTCGCGATCGCGAGAGATAGGCGAAACGTGGGTTTCCATTGTCGCAAATTAGACGTCGAATAGCGTGGATCTTGACGTTCGATTTCGTATGCGAAGCTTGTAGAGCAACGGGAGCCCTTGAGGTGCCGTCGATGGCCTAGCGATAGCTTTGTTTTTCGTTTCATTTGAGGCAAAGTTGATTTGGATAGTGGAGGCCTGTCGACGGTAGAATTAGCACGACTGATTTTTGATCCGAGGAtcttgattttttcgatcttTTTTAGATCCTTCAACAGAAATTTAAACAGAAGTTTAAGTCCACCCTCGATAACGTAATCTAACAGTTTCGTTTCGGATCattgtgtaaaagaagatttatCAGCCTCCATTTAGCGCAGCACAATTTTTCTATTAACAATTTTCTGTCATTAAAAATGTTCAAGACCTGTTGAATGCAACACAGAAAAGAAATTGATTACGAGGGATGAAGTAAAAGTTCTGTAGAATGGTAACGAGGAATGTTGCATCTCGTTTACGTAAGCCACTATAAAAATTGCGGTATGATTACATTATTAGATGAGGGTTAAGCTTACGAGGCGAATTCGCCGTGAAAATGAATGGTCATCGTACGCTCGAGCCGAAAGACGGTGATTACACGGTTGCACAATAATTTCTCCGTCCGGTAAGATTGGACTGGTGTTCGGATAGGTTGGCGGGGATAGAAAAAATACACGCAGAGCGCGGAGGATAGGTAATTTAATGGGAGACGATGGGGAAACACGATCGATTCGCGTTAGCTGGCCGTACAAAATTGGAGAACAAAGATGGGCGCGCAGAGCCCAGACGATTGCGTAACCGGAGAAAGTTGTTGCGAAACTTTCGAGGGACTCGCTTACAGCATATGTTGGTATCGCGGAACACGTAATACTCTCCGGCGTTCGTACACCCGGTCGAACATTATATCATGAACCGACGAAATTGTTATGTCACAAAATGACCGGCGAGTCAGCGATATCTATGGGGGATTACGAAACTGCTGGGGCCCATTCGTCGCGGAATGGGAATGGGAATGGGGAGGAAAGTAAGCGAGTACTATCGTACACGAGCACGTCGAGCGTGTCATGCTCGCATCCGCGGTACATAGATTCGCTTTCATCGATGGCGTGACTTTGAACGGTGCCGAGGGAAAACCATGTCAGTGGCTCGGACCCGAAGGAATCGCATCTGCCGGCTGTCGAGAAGACGGGGAACCGGATCGCATCCAGTTTCCCGTGTGCTATATCGCACATAGATTTTAAAAGCCCAAAGAGCGGCCGTAAGAACACCGATGCACTTTTAGCGGCAACGCTCGAATCGTAATCCTAAGCCGACGGGGTTTGTAGAATTTCAGCAAAAATCGGCAGCCGCTCTCGAATCACCGAACTTCGAGAATCGAAAATGGGTGCGGTAGAGTGGGTAACCGAGGAAGACAACTACGATTGCCCTCTCTCGAAGGAGACGCAACAAATCGCCAAGGATGAGCTCAGGGAGGACAAGAACACTCGGGACCAGGCCCTCGAGCAGATACGTAACTGGATCAAAATGAATCCGCGAATCGAGAACAGCCGTCTCGGTGAGAGAACCGCGTTTACCTCTGCGATCGTCTTCCCTCTTCGAATTTGCCCTGCTatcgtaattagtagactgcggatctttatgcaaaatgagaaatgtttgcatcgactgcaggacacaggagccaaataaacattgcaatcttgttttaattattctatcaagctgaaattaatacaccgatgtccttaaatgttGTTAATTCGTCCaccgctttaaattgtacgtgtccattttcgtcataaatgcataaaatccgcagtctagtatgtaattggactgcgaattttcagaaaatctttgcatcgattgcaagcttaaattttttaatattgccactgttttaaatcgtgCGTACCCATTTCTATCGTAACTGCATAAAATGCGCGGTCTAATAAAATCCAACTACGtctcttaataaaagtgtattATGTCTAATCGGTGCGTTCTTTCGAATCGCCAGATGCGCAATTCTTATTAAGGTTTCTGAGATGCAAGAAATTCAACGTACCGATGGCGGAAGAGGCCATCGAGAGATACCTGCTGCTGCGGCAGGTCTATCATCCGGCTTTCAATCATTTGGACCCGACGGAACCGACGATGGAGGAGCTGCTGTCCTTGGGGTAAGACTCGATGAAAACGGTGAACGCGAGTGTCGCCGCAAATTCTGATCCAATTTGGTTCTCTCGCTTTAGGTACCTGTTCGCCGCACCGGGTCGCGACGCGAAAGGCCGCCGTGTTATAATCGCCAGACCAGGTAAACGCCTAATCTCCTTGCATACCGTTCGATCATAATGATAGCTTACGCTTCGGCGAGCAAAGTCTGCGGAGAACACGCATGCGACCGATTGCAACCTAGTTTCCGCTCCTCGCTCGCCGGCACGAGTAGTTTTTCTCGACTCTTGTCTTCCACCTGGAACTTTAGGGAATGGTTTCCGCAGGTGTGTTCGATCCGCACAAGTACACGAACGCGGACATGTGCAGAATCCACGCGATCACCTACGAGACGATGATGGAGGACGAGGAGAACCAAGTGCGTGGATTCGTTCATTTCGCCGACGGAGCCGGCGTCAGTTTCCCGCATTTGACGCTTTTCACTCCGAAGGAAGCTGTACGCATCGTCAAGAACGGCGAGGTACCAGCTCACTCTCTCACGTTCTTTCTCTCGTTCGCCCTATTTCTGCCACGAGTTTTACCGTGAATCTAGAACGGGCTCCCGTACCAGCTTATTCCCAATCATCGATTCAAGGACACTGATGCAACAGCATTTCGTAACACCTCCGAAAACAGACAGGCCACGATAACCGGTTCTCCAGCCTCTGTTCCACTTTTCCCGAATGTCCGATGCTCTCCGGATAACGACCTTGAATTTACTTTCCACAGCATCGTCGAACACCCCGTTATGTCCCCCATTTCCCAATTAAACACGTGCCTTGCTGTTAgataaatattggactatatttCGTCACTCGTATCCGCTGTCGTGTTTTAGAAACTTCTCGTTTTCTTCTTCGTTCAACGAAGAACATTTtcgttttaattttcatacacAATCTTTAGAAATGAAACGTCGCGATAGGATCAGACAGCTGTTCGACACAACGGACGGATGTGTACTTTCACTTACGGCGATTCATATCGAGTTTCTTTCAGCGAACCATACCCATGCGTCACAAAGAGGTCCACGCCATTAATGTCCACCCCTCCGTGAAGTTTGCTCTTGACTTCGGTCTGACCCTGATCTCCGAGAAGATCCGGAAGCGAGTGAAGATCTACACCAGCTTTGATGACGCTGTAAACCAGAAAATGGACACGAGCCTGCTGCCGAAGGAATACGGCGGCACCATGCCCATGAAGGAAATGATCGGTAATCTTTCTTCTCGTATTAATTCGCTTGAATTTCAATCTTCCGGTTCGCTCTACCGCGAGTTGAATTTCCTGGAGAGGATTACGTCTTAGTGCAGTGTTACCTCGTTTATCCGAATACGTCGGAGTACAAGGTCGTTCGGATAACAGAGGCTGACTAACTACTTAGaattagggctgtaactttccttcgaaggtcgaagatttcaaAAACTTCGAAGTTCCAAAGTTTCGAAGgttcggaaaagttacagccctacttAGAATACGCGTTCGTATAGCTGATAAAACGGAACGGTTCTTGTAGATCTATGGAGGAAAGAGTTGATGGACATGAGACCAACGTTGCTGAGCCACGACAAGATGAAAGTGTATTTGGAGCTGTACTCCGAGAAGGCTCGCGAGGGTGCTGTGTCGGCCTTGAAGCAAGGTTTCGGCTGCTCCGACATTGGCTCCAGCGATTCGAACATGTACGGCATCACCGGCTCCTTCAGGAAGCTCGAGGTCGATTGATCGCACGAATTTACCCGATAACAAGCACTATCGTCTCTAATCGTATTTATACTTCGTCTGGGGGACAAATCGATTATTCTGTTGGTAGCATTCGTATCGCGGATATAAAGAAATGaatctacgatctcggtcgacgCGACTGCTTTCTCGCGAGCTCGAcaaattgttaattttattagtTGCCGCCTCTTGAGAGCAAATCATAGAGATAAGGATACACTTCACGCTTCTTTCGCTCGAGTCTCGCGGAATTGGCACCATGGAAACGGTCGTGCGAGGCTCGAGCAGAGGTAAATTAGGTTTACGCATAGATTTACGTTTAATACACAATAAGTTACATGGAATTTCATTGTGGCACTCGATCGGTTGTACATAGGAAATAAATGCACACTTTTCTACATCGATCTCGATCTCCTTGTTCTCGGCCGGTGGAAATTAAGATTTGATCCAGCTGCTGATTATGGTTCGTACCCTCGATCTTGCTTGGACCAGCTCTGGGACATCCGTGCTTTCGTGGTTGTACAAGTCGCTGCAGTGCGAGGAACCTAGAAGATGATTATCATATCTTTATCCTCACCCTTTCCTCGTGTCGGACTCGTGATAAAGATTCCGAACAGAATCTattaaaatatgtttcttctatcgatcgtatttgctgataataaatttttaaatgttttcgacgcaacggttcgatcgtttagtacgaattataaagcaactttgctaatcgTCAAacgaaatcaacgtttcgatcccagtttggatctttttcaagatttatttgaattgcATCTAAtaacgattcaaataaatcttgaa
This genomic interval carries:
- the LOC143212253 gene encoding clavesin-2, encoding MGAVEWVTEEDNYDCPLSKETQQIAKDELREDKNTRDQALEQIRNWIKMNPRIENSRLDAQFLLRFLRCKKFNVPMAEEAIERYLLLRQVYHPAFNHLDPTEPTMEELLSLGYLFAAPGRDAKGRRVIIARPGVFDPHKYTNADMCRIHAITYETMMEDEENQVRGFVHFADGAGVSFPHLTLFTPKEAVRIVKNGERTIPMRHKEVHAINVHPSVKFALDFGLTLISEKIRKRVKIYTSFDDAVNQKMDTSLLPKEYGGTMPMKEMIDLWRKELMDMRPTLLSHDKMKVYLELYSEKAREGAVSALKQGFGCSDIGSSDSNMYGITGSFRKLEVD